The proteins below are encoded in one region of Anguilla anguilla isolate fAngAng1 chromosome 3, fAngAng1.pri, whole genome shotgun sequence:
- the LOC118222879 gene encoding G-protein coupled receptor 12-like, whose protein sequence is MIHPLAAAMSNQLQNTSSFNSETWNFQDVGNSSPVRTTDVQPVAVSPWDVALCVTGTLISCENAIVIAILFYTPTLRAPMFVLIGSLAVADLLAGLGLILNFILTYMLNTELVTLVAVGLLIAAFSASVLNILAITVDRYLSLYNALTYHTERTVTFTYVMVILIWLVCIALGLLPLLGWNCLRDESSCSVCRPVTKNNAVVLAVTFLFIFALMMQLYLQICKIAFRHAQQIAVQHHFMAISTTKGVSTLSAILCTFALCWMPFAMYSIVADSSYPIIYTYATVLPATCSSVINPIIYAFRNPDIQKSLWLACCGCVPSNISLRPRTSSDV, encoded by the coding sequence ATGATTCACCCTCTTGCTGCAGCAATGAGCAACCAACTCCAGAACACTTCCTCTTTTAACTCGGAGACCTGGAATTTCCAAGACGTGGGGAACTCCTCGCCCGTCCGGACCACAGACGTACAGCCGGTCGCTGTCAGCCCCTGGGACGTCGCACTGTGCGTAACTGGAACCCTTATCTCCTGCGAGAACGCAATTGTGATTGCCATTCTTTTTTACACGCCCACCCTGCGCGCGCCTATGTTCGTGCTCATAGGGAGTCTCGCGGTCGCGGACCTGCTGGCGGGGCTGGGTCTCATACTGAATTTCATCCTTACCTACATGCTGAATACGGAGCTGGTGACGCTAGTCGCTGTGGGACTGCTCATTGCCGCCTTCTCCGCCTCCGTACTCAACATCCTGGCGATCACCGTGGACAGGTACCTTTCTCTGTACAATGCGCTGACCTACCACACTGAGCGTACGGTGACTTTCACCTACGTCATGGTGATACTCATCTGGCTCGTGTGCATCGCCTTAGGTTTGCTGCCACTGTTGGGATGGAACTGTCTGCGAGATGAGTCCTCCTGCAGCGTCTGCCGCCCGGTGACTAAAAACAACGCGGTGGTGTTGGCAGTGacgtttttgttcattttcgcACTGATGATGCAGCTCTACCTGCAGATTTGTAAAATAGCCTTCCGGCACGCGCAGCAGATCGCAGTGCAGCACCACTTCATGGCCATTTCCACCACGAAAGGCGTGTCCACGCTTTCCGCCATCCTCTGCACCTTCGCCCTTTGCTGGATGCCCTTTGCGATGTACTCTATAGTAGCGGACTCCAGCTATCCAATAATTTACACATATGCCACTGTCCTGCCTGCCACGTGCAGTTCAGTTATCAACCCCATCATCTACGCCTTTAGAAACCCCGACATCCAGAAATCTTTGTGGCTGGCGTGCTGCGGATGCGTTCCCTCCAACATCTCTCTGCGGCCAAGGACGTCAAGTGATGTATAG